AAAACCATCTTTATCTTCAATCGCAGTTGCTTCAATAATTCCCGTTGTATTAATACTATTTCGAATCGTCTTGGCAACTTGACCTGTTGTCAGTGACACAACACCGCCTGGCGCAGAAAGAGTGCCTGTGTTAGTAATACCCGCTGTAATAACATTACCACGATCATCATAAGTAGTTTTTGCCATATTCTCTGAAACAAGTGTCCCATCAGAAAAACTAATCAAATTATCGCCATATAAATCAATCGTCACAGCCGCACCTGAAGCCAATGCAATCTGCCCTAAACGCGCACGCACTGTACCATGATTACTTACAGCAGGCGCAACAAGAGCGACGAGCCCTTGATCGGCTGTAATCAATCCGTGATTCTCTATGCTAGAAAATGTATTTAGAAATTTAAAATCAAAGTAGAGTTGATCATTAATGAAGTTTTGGTTCGTAATGCTTCCTGTAGATGCGATAAAGCTTGCCGTATCAATATAAGCGTTAGGACCAAAGTAAACACCACTTTGATTACTAAGAATAATCTTTCCGTTGCTGTTGAGTGTTCCAAGGATTTGGCTACTAAATGGCCCAGTCACACGATTTAGTAGCCATTGATCCGCATGCTGCATCTGGATATTAACTTCTTCATCACGCGCAATTGAAAAGCTATTCCAGTCAATAATCGCTTTATCAGAAGATTGGCCGATAATTAATTTTTTATTTGACGCTCGATTAAAATCAATTTGCCCATGACGAACAAGCTCACCTTCAGGCAATGCAATGCATAAGCAAGGAGTTGTTATACTTAAACAATATAAAACTGCCCGACATAGAGCAGTTTTTCTAAAAACTGCTGAGCTAATTACTTAACCACCTAAATTAGGTCTATTTCTATTCTATATATGAAGTTTGCAACAACCATGCCAATAGCTAATTAAGCTGAGAGTTTAGAGATAAAACTATATCAACCAAAATTTCCTATAAAATTTCTTAATAATAAAATAGATTTAATCACTAACAATGTAAAAACCTTAGAAAAACCTTATTTCAAATTGGCGTTTTAATTTTAAATTCTCCATATCAATCATTTAAAATTAAAGCACTAAAAATTTAAAACAAGCCAATAAACTGGCATAGATATTGCAAAAGTTAAATTTTCAATATGACCCAATACATCAAGAGAAACAGATGCAACTTGGCTTCAAATTAATCTACCCACTATTGTTAGTGCTAATTTTCATAGTGAATTCCCCAGTGTCATTTGCAAAGCTCATAATAATCACTGAGCAATACCCTCCTTTCAATTATAAAGATACAACGAAAAAAGCAGGAAAAAAGCAACAACTCACAGGTATTGCTGTTGATATTTTAAAGCAAACCTACCTCAACGCGGGGTTAAAACTGAATCTCAATGATATAAAAATACTCCCTTGGAGCCGCGGTTATTACCTAGCACAACAAGCTCACTTAACAAACATGCTCTTTTCTACTGCTAGAACAAAAGAGCGTGAAGATCTTTTCAAATGGGTTGGCCCTATAGTAGCAGACTATACCTCAGTTTACGCTTTAAAAAGGAAAAAATAACTATTCATAATCAAAATGATTTAAAATCGTTTCGTATCGTTGGTATTCTAAAAGACTCCCACGCACAACGTATTTTAAACTCTGGGATAAAGTTAAAACAAGTACCAAAATTCAACAAAATGCCAGAAATCCTAATTAAAGATCAGGCAGATTTATTTGTCTATGGTGATGCATCTACGCCTTGGCGGATTAAAAATAGCCGACACGACCCAAAACAATTTGAAGTTGTCTACCGTTTCAAACGGCCCAGCATGGCATATTTTGCTTTTAATAAAAGCACTCCTGATGCAATATTCAATACTTTTAAAAAGGCTTTTGAAAAAACCATGGCAAATAAAGAAAAAATACAAAATATTTATATGAAATATGGTATAGATATTAATCAGCAATAAAGAAAAAAATCTCTTTTAATTCTAATAATATACATAGTACGATCATCAACGACTTTGGCTTAATTCCTAATTTTTCATAACTCCTTTTTCAGCATAATAACCCAATATTATCTGCACATGAATCTAGTTATATTTCAATTTTCACCAATAATTAATGTCTTTGACAGTAATTGTAACTTATCCTGCAAAATATTGATAATGGTATAAATTTAATATTTCATATTAAGACCCTTTAAATCAACTAAGCTAAAAATAAGTATTAAGAAGGGATGCACCACATGAGCAATATCAAAATAGAGCCAATTAATTTATATCCCGGCTTTAATCAGCTTGAAGCTCAGCTTTTTATCTATCAAACACTCTATAATCACTTAATACCCATCGACTCTTTTACTGCATTTTGCCAAATTTTACATAAGGCAATCCCTTGTGATAGTGTGTCCTACCACAATCAAAAATATCACTTATCTTTCCAACAAGGCGAAGCAAAAAAAATTTCATTACTCAGTTCCTCTTAAGTACAATAGCGAATCGATCGGTGAGCTAACATTCAGCCACAACACTCCTTTTAGTCGTGGTATCCAGTTAGAACTTGATGCCTTATGCTCACTTTGGCTGACTCCACTCTACTATGCACTGCAATACCACCTTGCTCTGCAAGCAACGCTACAAGACCACCTAACAGAAACCGGCAATCGAGCCGCTTACGATAAGGCCTTAGAGCAAGAAACAAATTATGCCAAACGCCATGACTCCCCTCTAACCATGCTGTTAATTGACATTGATCACTTTAAATTAATCAATGACCAATACGGTCATCATCAAGGTGATTTGATCTTGCAACAGCTTGCGAAATTACTGAAAAAACTGGTCCGGGACTCTGATACAGTCTTTCGTTACGGTGGAGAAGAGTTTGTTGTTCTTTTACGCAACACCGATCTTGAAGGTGCCAACCTACTGGCCAAACGTATTTGCCAAACAGTTCATCAAGCCACCTCATTTAAAATCGATGAAAAACTTAGTGTCAGCATTGGCAGCTGTGAATTCGACCATTATGATCAACAACAGCAATTTTTCCTGCGTGCAGATCAAGCCTTATATCATGCAAAACAACAAGGCCGTAATTGTGTAGCGAGCTATCATGCACTTGATAAAGAACCTGCCTTACTGTAACCGTTGATACCGACTAAATAGCCAAAACTGAATAAAGTGCGCTATGATACAGCCTTTAACAATCAATGATAAATAAAAACCATGCGCAACAATCAGCTTACTTTATTAGCAAGCAGTATCGTCTTTATCGAGTGGGTTGAATTTTCACTCTATATGTATTTAGGTACGCTATTAAGTCACTTTTTCTTTCCTCAAGACTTAGGCTCTCACGCGCTATTACTCACTTATGCGATATTTGCAATCTCCTATTTAAGTCGCCCTCTTGGGGGATTATTATTTGGCCTTTACGCAGATAAACATGGCCGCCGCTCCCCACTGATTATCAGCTCCCTACTCATCGGCCTGGCGACAATTGCCATCGGCTGCATCCCCAGCTATCAGCATATTGGCCTACTGGCTCCTATCTTATTACTCATTTTTAGGCTAGTTCAAAGCTTAGCGATCTCAGGCGAGTTCAATAATTCAGCCATTTATCTCATGGAGCATAACCCCAAACGGACGACGCTTGCAGGGAGCTGGATCGGCACCGCCTCTTCAGCAGGTATGTTTGTCGGTGGCTTAATCGCTGTTTTAGTGAGCGCTAGTCACCACCCACACAGCTGGCGACTTGCTTATATTGTGATTGGCTGCCTCTCATTGCTGTTGATGCTATTAAGAAAACGATTATTAGAATCCCCAAGCTATCAACAGATGCTTTTAACACAGCCGAAAACATCTCATCAGGCAGTACTCTCCCAATTAATCAAACACCATCAATTAGGCCTCATTNNNNNNNNNNNNNNNNNNNNNNNNNNNNNNNNNNNNNNNNNNNNNNNNNNNNNNNNNNNNNNNNNNNNNNNNNNNNNNNNNNNNNNNNNNNNNNNNNNNNNNNNNNNNNNNNNNNNNNNNNNNNNNNNNNNNNNNNNNNNNNNNNNNNNNNNNNNNNNNNNNNNNNNNNNNNNNNNNNNNNNNNNNNNNNNNNNNNNNNNNNNNNNNNNNNNNNNNNNNNNNNNNNNNNNNNNNCTCATTAAAATAATTTTAATGGCCGCTTTTTTAAGCGTTTATATTTATACCTGCAATGTTTATTTTGTCAGCTTTCTAGTCACACATGCTCAGCATTCACTCGGCCAAGCTGCTTTGTATATGACGATTGTTCAAGCCTGTGTCACGATCAGTATTCCTATTTTCGCCCTATTCGCTGAAAAAATCAGGCTACCGAAAAGTCTTAATTCTTTGTACTCTCCTGATGTGCATCACCGCTCCAAGCCTCTTCTATAGTGCAAATTTCAATCAACCTATTTTATTACTTCTCAGTTTTACCCTCTATATCATTGCCAATAGCGGGATTTCAGCAACCATGTTTCGCTATATGTTAGATTGTCTGCCAACACAGGTGCGTTGCACGGGAACCAGCTTGATGTGGAGTTCGTCTGCTGCCATCTTCGGTGGTACCGCCCCTATACTTGCCGCTTATTTTATTGATCAAAATTGGTTATTTATGCCAGGACTCTATGTGATTTTATTTGGCCTATTGCTGTTACTTTCATTACGAAAGACCTAACTTTTCCCCTATCTATTTTAACTCACCTTAGTCCTCAATTAACTCACTGTGAAAGTTGTGTAAATGACTAGATTGCACCGCACAAATATGTTAGATTACCGCATAGCAGCAATTGCTTAATTTAGCACTTTAAAGTTAGGTAGACGATGATGGTTTCAGCAATCTCAACACTCATTATTTTTACGCTTTGCTCTCTAGGCGGCCTCTATCTTGATCGTAAGTTTGGTACAACCGATCTCATGCTTGATCGTTACCAAAACGGCGCGTTGATGTATTAATCCCATAGTCAGCTAACAAGAATACTTAAACCCCTCGATCTAAAGAGCAATACGACAATGCAAGCGTGATATAATTGTTTCTTATGTTTTTTAAAGCAATAGAGATTATAATCACAACATGCGTATTTTAGTCATCGAAGATGAGCACAAGGCAGCCGATTACATCAAGCTTGGCCTTACTCAAGAAGCCTACCAGGTTGATGTTGCTTATGAAGGCCAAGAGGGCCTACATATGGCATTAGAGTATAATTATGACTTAATCATTCAGGATATTATGCTGCCGAACCTAAATGGTTGGGAAATTCTTAAAAAAATTCGCACAAAAAACCAAACGATTCCTATCATTTTACTCACCGCTTGCGACAGCATCGAGGATCGAGTAAAAGGTTTAAACTTAGGCGCTGATGACTATCTTGTAAAACCCTTTGCTTTCTCAGAGCTGTTAGCTCGCGTCCAAGCGCGACTTCGGCGCAAAACTACATCGGTAAGTAATATCATTAAGCTCGCTCACCTTGAAGTTGATTTTAATCGCCAGATAGTCAAATCGGCAGGAAAACGCCTCGAACTTTCAGCAAAGGAGTTTAGCCTGCTATCTTTACTGTTGCATCGCCGCGGCCAAGTTTTAAGTCGTACCATCATCGCCGAACAAGTCTGGGATATTAACTTCGATAGTGATACGAATATTATCGATGTTGCAATCAAGCGGTTAAGAGCAAAGCTTGAAGATAAAGAGCATCAGTTAATTAAAACCATTCGTGGCCGCGGTTATTGCATAGAAAATGAGGAATAAGTTGAAGCCCTGGAAATATTCGCTCACCACACAGCTACTCACTCTCATTTTAAGCTGTTTTTTAGGTTTGACCCTCTTAATTTCTGGATTAATTTATTGGCGCATTCAGCATCACTTTAATGAAAACATCAATCATTTTCTTAATAATGAGATGCAAGTATTAACGGGTATATTAAAGAGAACTGATTATAACCAACCCTTAGAACAAGAAGTTATTTGGGAGCCTCAGAGTAACCGCCATTTATTTTGGGTTCGTGTTTTTGATAAAAATAATCAATTAGTCAAAGAAACGCCTGGATTCGCTAACCGCTTCAACTTAATTGATTGGCCAAAATCTAGCACTATAGAAAAAGCGGTTATCAATAACCATAACTATGCATTAGCAACAAAGACCATCAATAAAAACAATATAAAAATTCAACTCGCTTATGACTATAGCCATGATCAACACATGCTCTCATCGCTCAGCTACGATCTTTTACTTATGACCTTTGCCGCCTTAGTCATTGCCGTTGCTTTAAGCACACTGATCATAAAGCTTGGCTTAAAGCCATTCAATAAGTTAATTGAACAAATTGCCAAGATCGACCCCACTCAACTTAAACAGCGTTTAAGCGAAGAGCATGTCAACCATATCACTGAACTTAAACCCTTTGTTCATACCCTAAACCAAGCGATTGAGCGCATAGATCAAGGCATGGAACAACTCGCAAATTTCAGTGCTCACGCGGCCCATGAGTTGCGTACACCTTTAAATAACTTAATGATCAGTAATGAAATTTTACTCAACAACAACGAAATCCCCCCTAAGTCACAAGAAATTATTGAGTCTAATATAGAAGAA
This genomic stretch from Piscirickettsia litoralis harbors:
- a CDS encoding transporter substrate-binding domain-containing protein, producing the protein MSFAKLIIITEQYPPFNYKDTTKKAGKKQQLTGIAVDILKQTYLNAGLKLNLNDIKILPWSRGYYLAQQAHLTNMLFSTARTKEREDLFKWVGPIVADYTSVYALKRKK
- a CDS encoding ABC transporter substrate-binding protein, encoding MGWPYSSRLYLSLRFKKEKITIHNQNDLKSFRIVGILKDSHAQRILNSGIKLKQVPKFNKMPEILIKDQADLFVYGDASTPWRIKNSRHDPKQFEVVYRFKRPSMAYFAFNKSTPDAIFNTFKKAFEKTMANKEKIQNIYMKYGIDINQQ
- a CDS encoding GGDEF domain-containing protein, whose product is MIVCPTTIKNITYLSNKAKQKKFHYSVPLKYNSESIGELTFSHNTPFSRGIQLELDALCSLWLTPLYYALQYHLALQATLQDHLTETGNRAAYDKALEQETNYAKRHDSPLTMLLIDIDHFKLINDQYGHHQGDLILQQLAKLLKKLVRDSDTVFRYGGEEFVVLLRNTDLEGANLLAKRICQTVHQATSFKIDEKLSVSIGSCEFDHYDQQQQFFLRADQALYHAKQQGRNCVASYHALDKEPALL
- a CDS encoding MFS transporter, producing MRNNQLTLLASSIVFIEWVEFSLYMYLGTLLSHFFFPQDLGSHALLLTYAIFAISYLSRPLGGLLFGLYADKHGRRSPLIISSLLIGLATIAIGCIPSYQHIGLLAPILLLIFRLVQSLAISGEFNNSAIYLMEHNPKRTTLAGSWIGTASSAGMFVGGLIAVLVSASHHPHSWRLAYIVIGCLSLLLMLLRKRLLESPSYQQMLLTQPKTSHQAVLSQLIKHHQLGLI
- a CDS encoding heavy metal response regulator transcription factor, encoding MRILVIEDEHKAADYIKLGLTQEAYQVDVAYEGQEGLHMALEYNYDLIIQDIMLPNLNGWEILKKIRTKNQTIPIILLTACDSIEDRVKGLNLGADDYLVKPFAFSELLARVQARLRRKTTSVSNIIKLAHLEVDFNRQIVKSAGKRLELSAKEFSLLSLLLHRRGQVLSRTIIAEQVWDINFDSDTNIIDVAIKRLRAKLEDKEHQLIKTIRGRGYCIENEE
- a CDS encoding heavy metal sensor histidine kinase, with product MKPWKYSLTTQLLTLILSCFLGLTLLISGLIYWRIQHHFNENINHFLNNEMQVLTGILKRTDYNQPLEQEVIWEPQSNRHLFWVRVFDKNNQLVKETPGFANRFNLIDWPKSSTIEKAVINNHNYALATKTINKNNIKIQLAYDYSHDQHMLSSLSYDLLLMTFAALVIAVALSTLIIKLGLKPFNKLIEQIAKIDPTQLKQRLSEEHVNHITELKPFVHTLNQAIERIDQGMEQLANFSAHAAHELRTPLNNLMISNEILLNNNEIPPKSQEIIESNIEECRRLSRTIDRFLLLARLDTHKMPLQLENLELRNEAEFICSYYEALAEDKKIQFQITGSGTLVADATLFRQALSNLISNAIKFSPNNSCISIYFHATINHIKINVADHGPGIAKVHWPKITKPFYRVNDESAPGMGLGLAIVQAILTAHHGHLEITENTSTGTIMTLVFPK